A single Watersipora subatra chromosome 7, tzWatSuba1.1, whole genome shotgun sequence DNA region contains:
- the LOC137399314 gene encoding uncharacterized protein isoform X2 has protein sequence MFSKSKQEPASKSTKVPQQDYDRNTLLQAANLMQVTEREDDILKSKSSSIPYSPPFIALAGIAAADNSPYSRLSKQNHSSSYKTRRSDSPEKLETELSSRLDDTLYTELDEETEQYIRRMIKSGLRLDATKVLRNIVELIMSAEILFRTTDSKNIIDLEKVKNRLRGFGLNFSEYEKLLLDLLLEIEILDKVTSELKDRYFSFDEKQQDLLDAVLKIGTALTIINKTARSENRAVSRYYISAANLFRENKTALTQAAENRDDQISGESFRLLQRLAFALKYGTLHEIIESMNVELKKLANGKLNGFLFYPEKDETDLKRRERSPFVKPPLADTIERIFDETDGSDTTENVASKEITDDILDAVETLSNIFFSSYRPELKLQTIHGNRDGDYIECDISKVTKLVSEGYQKQQLGVVVVHKKALGVLQDYTRLIQDNGSLREENERLQRENDDLRQQLQNQS, from the exons TCCACCAAAGTCCCTCAACAAGATTACGACAGAAACACATTGCTCCAAGCAGC AAACCTAATGCAAGTGACAGAAAGAGAAGATGATATCTTGAAGTCCAAGAGTTCCTCTATTCCATATTCTCCTCCATTCATTGCTTTAGCTGGTATAGCAGCAGCTGACAATAGCCCTTACTCACGTCTTAGTAaacaaaatcattcttcaagTTATAAAACTAGAAGATCAGATTCACCAGAAAAACTAGAGACGGAACTATCCAGTCGTTTGGATGATACACTGTACACAGAACTAGATGAAGAGACTGAGCAATACATACGTAGAATGATAAAATCTGGCCTACGATTAGATGCTACTAAAGTATTGCGGAATATAGTAGAGCTGATCATGAGTGCTGAGATCTTATTCAGAACTACAGACAGCAAAAACATCATCGATCTGGAAAAAGTGAAGAATCGGTTGAGAGGGTTTGGTCTTAATTTTAGTGAATACGAAAAGTTGTTGCTCGACCTTCTACTAGAAATCGAAATATTAGATAAAGTCACATCAGAACTGAAGGACAGGTATTTTTCGTTTGACGAAAAACAACAAGATCTTTTAGATGCAGTGCTCAAGATAGGGACAGCCCTGACAATAATAAATAAGACGGCGAGATCCGAAAATCGAGCAGTTAGTAGGTATTACATTTCAGCGGCTAACTTATTCAGAGAAAACAAAACAGCTCTAACCCAGGCTGCTGAAAATCGAGATGACCAAATCAGTGGAGAGAGTTTTAGGTTGCTGCAACGTCTGGCATTCGCATTGAAATATGGAACACTTCATGAAATAATAGAAAGCATGAATGTGGAGCTGAAGAAGCTAGCAAATGGCAAACTAAATGGCTTTTTGTTTTATCCTGAAAAAGATGAGACAGACCTTAAAAGGCGTGAACGTTCTCCATTTGTAAAACCACCGTTGGCAGATACCATCGAGAGGATATTTGATGAGACAGATGGTAGCGATACAACAGAGAATGTTGCCTCGAAAGAGATTACAGACGACATACTCGATGCTGTAGAAACATTGTCGAATATATTCTTTTCATCCTACAGACCAGAGCTGAAGTTACAGACTATTCATGGCAAT AGAGACGGAGACTACATCGAGTGTGACATATCTAAGGTCACTAAACTTGTCAGCGAGGGCTACCAA AAACAGCAGCTGGGTGTTGTGGTTGTGCACAAGAAGGCCCTGGGAGTCCTACAGGATTATACCAG ACTTATTCAAGACAACGGTTCCTTGAGAGAAGAAAATGA GAGATTGCAAAGAGAAAATGATGATCTGAGACAGCAGCTACAAAACCAAAGCTAA
- the LOC137399314 gene encoding uncharacterized protein isoform X1, which yields MFSKSKQEPASKGKKIARPKTVVSTPAYPYQDGAEGRELDIAKGLVQSTKVPQQDYDRNTLLQAANLMQVTEREDDILKSKSSSIPYSPPFIALAGIAAADNSPYSRLSKQNHSSSYKTRRSDSPEKLETELSSRLDDTLYTELDEETEQYIRRMIKSGLRLDATKVLRNIVELIMSAEILFRTTDSKNIIDLEKVKNRLRGFGLNFSEYEKLLLDLLLEIEILDKVTSELKDRYFSFDEKQQDLLDAVLKIGTALTIINKTARSENRAVSRYYISAANLFRENKTALTQAAENRDDQISGESFRLLQRLAFALKYGTLHEIIESMNVELKKLANGKLNGFLFYPEKDETDLKRRERSPFVKPPLADTIERIFDETDGSDTTENVASKEITDDILDAVETLSNIFFSSYRPELKLQTIHGNRDGDYIECDISKVTKLVSEGYQKQQLGVVVVHKKALGVLQDYTRLIQDNGSLREENERLQRENDDLRQQLQNQS from the exons TCCACCAAAGTCCCTCAACAAGATTACGACAGAAACACATTGCTCCAAGCAGC AAACCTAATGCAAGTGACAGAAAGAGAAGATGATATCTTGAAGTCCAAGAGTTCCTCTATTCCATATTCTCCTCCATTCATTGCTTTAGCTGGTATAGCAGCAGCTGACAATAGCCCTTACTCACGTCTTAGTAaacaaaatcattcttcaagTTATAAAACTAGAAGATCAGATTCACCAGAAAAACTAGAGACGGAACTATCCAGTCGTTTGGATGATACACTGTACACAGAACTAGATGAAGAGACTGAGCAATACATACGTAGAATGATAAAATCTGGCCTACGATTAGATGCTACTAAAGTATTGCGGAATATAGTAGAGCTGATCATGAGTGCTGAGATCTTATTCAGAACTACAGACAGCAAAAACATCATCGATCTGGAAAAAGTGAAGAATCGGTTGAGAGGGTTTGGTCTTAATTTTAGTGAATACGAAAAGTTGTTGCTCGACCTTCTACTAGAAATCGAAATATTAGATAAAGTCACATCAGAACTGAAGGACAGGTATTTTTCGTTTGACGAAAAACAACAAGATCTTTTAGATGCAGTGCTCAAGATAGGGACAGCCCTGACAATAATAAATAAGACGGCGAGATCCGAAAATCGAGCAGTTAGTAGGTATTACATTTCAGCGGCTAACTTATTCAGAGAAAACAAAACAGCTCTAACCCAGGCTGCTGAAAATCGAGATGACCAAATCAGTGGAGAGAGTTTTAGGTTGCTGCAACGTCTGGCATTCGCATTGAAATATGGAACACTTCATGAAATAATAGAAAGCATGAATGTGGAGCTGAAGAAGCTAGCAAATGGCAAACTAAATGGCTTTTTGTTTTATCCTGAAAAAGATGAGACAGACCTTAAAAGGCGTGAACGTTCTCCATTTGTAAAACCACCGTTGGCAGATACCATCGAGAGGATATTTGATGAGACAGATGGTAGCGATACAACAGAGAATGTTGCCTCGAAAGAGATTACAGACGACATACTCGATGCTGTAGAAACATTGTCGAATATATTCTTTTCATCCTACAGACCAGAGCTGAAGTTACAGACTATTCATGGCAAT AGAGACGGAGACTACATCGAGTGTGACATATCTAAGGTCACTAAACTTGTCAGCGAGGGCTACCAA AAACAGCAGCTGGGTGTTGTGGTTGTGCACAAGAAGGCCCTGGGAGTCCTACAGGATTATACCAG ACTTATTCAAGACAACGGTTCCTTGAGAGAAGAAAATGA GAGATTGCAAAGAGAAAATGATGATCTGAGACAGCAGCTACAAAACCAAAGCTAA